GCAGAACTGCACGCGGAAGCGACAACCGCTTCAGCAGCAGCTCTGCCGACCAACAGCTTGGATGCGAGCAGAGTGTCTAAGAGTTAGCCGAAAAACGGCTTTCGGCATTCGGCTGTCGGCGTTCGGCCAGCCACCATTTAGGCGCTTGCCGCACGTGCTTTTTCTCTCGATTCATCGACTGTGCGGATCAGAGAGCTGAGCATGCGCTTAACGCGTATTACTTCCGCCGTGAGGTCTTTGTGATCGGTCGGATTAAGATATTCGAGATCTCGTGAAAGAAGCAGATGGTATTCAAGTTCGCTTGCCGAACCCATTGCCATCTGAAGAAAGCGGTGGAATTCAGCATCGCCTCTGCGGCCGCAGCCTTCAGCAATGTTGGCCCCGATCGATGCAGCTGCACGGCGAATCTGGCTCGCCAAGCCAAACCGTTCATCTGGCGGAAATAGTTTCGTAAGCCGATAGGCTGCGAGCGTAATCTGATGTGCCTTCTGCCAGACTTCCAAGCTTCTGAAATCCTTCATTCTCCCCCCTGCGCTTTGTGAGCAGGAATAATAACCGACCCGAAAGGGTGGCTGGCCCAACGCCGATAGCCGAAAGCCGATAGCCCGCGCGAAGCGCGATCAGAGCTGCGGGAAAACCAAAGCTGCCGAATCGGAATCCAAACCTACCCTGTAAGCACTCTCCCGGAGGCGTCCCTTGTATTTGAGTTCCACCAGTTTTTCTTCTACCTCCAAGCGTGTGCCGATTTACGGATGGCTGCTGCTGCTTGCTCTCGCAGCGCACGCGCCGCTGCTCTTATTCCAACTGCAAGCGGGATCCTTCGACGCCAACACGCACATGTTCTTTGCCGATCACTATGCTCATCACTGGTTCAATCCATGGAATGAGAAGTGGTTTGCCGGCTTCTCACAGACGACGTATCCGCCGCTCGTCCATCAATTAATTGCGCTGTTCTCGCACATCGTAGGACTGTCGTTCGCCTACACCATCGTGCAGGCGATCGTGATTCTGCTGCTTCCGATCGGCGTGTATCGATATGCGCGCCTGTGGGTAAATGATCGCGCGGCGCTCTATGCCGCCATTGGCAGCATCTTCCTGGGATCGCTGGCCCAGATGGTCTACCAATCCGG
This genomic interval from Terriglobales bacterium contains the following:
- a CDS encoding four helix bundle protein; the encoded protein is MKDFRSLEVWQKAHQITLAAYRLTKLFPPDERFGLASQIRRAAASIGANIAEGCGRRGDAEFHRFLQMAMGSASELEYHLLLSRDLEYLNPTDHKDLTAEVIRVKRMLSSLIRTVDESREKARAASA